The following are from one region of the Vibrio parahaemolyticus genome:
- a CDS encoding DUF1254 domain-containing protein, whose amino-acid sequence MKKRILAVAVTSMLLSASVFAQETVVPSRVGDLKFESDFPTQETMKNMLNEMDFQRATQAYLWGIPASSIMEWLNVSRNDFKFEEGQLGFYNTLKQKQGIITANYTTPYVVGTWNLEKTGPLIINLPEAKMAGMLLDVHQRVLSDLSLLGPDKGKGGKYLIVPPSEKYKDLNPKGYYVIRPKNNVVFAGLRILEPDVDRVVKQVVPNITTQPYAGGKLGRKIPVAQVPEIDWTHIPKDGLEYWKTIHQIIQENPVEERDRFVMAQLKFLGIEKGKPFNPTEEQKKILLEASKVGRAMAQSNDYTKRFTQPYWKDTNWKDAISVSLDQRSENYDELDERAAWFYEAVTVSRGMKSTVPGFGQRYLVTYQDSDGNWLSGEHTYKLHVPANVPASNFWSTTVYDEHNRLMIINDAGSPDISSRKNLKVNSDGSVDVYYGPKPVKGYENNWVQTNPGEGWFTYFRFYGPTEQMFDKSWTMGDIELVK is encoded by the coding sequence CTTCTGTCTGCCTCTGTCTTTGCACAAGAAACGGTGGTTCCAAGCCGCGTGGGTGATTTGAAATTTGAATCAGATTTTCCGACACAAGAAACAATGAAAAACATGTTGAATGAAATGGATTTTCAGCGTGCAACCCAAGCTTATCTTTGGGGGATCCCTGCCTCAAGTATTATGGAATGGCTGAACGTTAGCCGTAATGATTTTAAATTCGAAGAAGGTCAGTTAGGGTTTTATAATACTCTAAAACAAAAGCAGGGCATTATTACTGCCAACTACACAACGCCATATGTTGTGGGTACTTGGAATTTGGAAAAGACTGGCCCGCTAATTATTAATCTTCCTGAAGCTAAGATGGCGGGCATGTTGCTTGATGTCCATCAGCGCGTACTGTCTGATTTGAGCTTATTGGGCCCGGATAAAGGTAAAGGTGGCAAATACTTGATTGTGCCACCGAGCGAAAAATACAAAGATCTAAATCCAAAAGGTTATTACGTCATTAGACCAAAAAACAATGTGGTATTTGCTGGTTTGCGTATTCTTGAACCGGATGTCGATCGCGTAGTGAAACAAGTGGTACCAAACATCACAACGCAACCATACGCTGGTGGTAAACTAGGTCGTAAAATCCCGGTTGCTCAAGTGCCGGAAATTGACTGGACGCATATTCCAAAAGATGGCTTGGAATACTGGAAGACCATCCATCAAATCATCCAAGAAAACCCAGTGGAAGAACGCGATCGTTTTGTTATGGCTCAGCTGAAGTTCTTAGGTATCGAGAAGGGTAAGCCGTTTAACCCAACAGAAGAGCAAAAGAAAATTCTGCTTGAAGCAAGTAAAGTTGGCCGAGCAATGGCGCAATCAAATGATTACACCAAGCGTTTTACACAGCCGTACTGGAAAGACACGAATTGGAAAGATGCCATCAGTGTGTCACTTGATCAACGAAGCGAAAACTACGATGAACTTGATGAACGTGCGGCTTGGTTCTACGAAGCTGTCACGGTTTCTCGCGGTATGAAGAGTACTGTTCCAGGCTTTGGTCAGCGTTACTTAGTAACGTATCAAGATAGTGATGGTAACTGGCTTTCAGGTGAACATACCTACAAACTGCATGTTCCAGCGAATGTCCCTGCGTCAAACTTCTGGTCGACGACGGTTTACGATGAACACAATCGTCTGATGATCATCAACGATGCAGGCTCACCAGACATTTCTTCTCGTAAGAATTTAAAAGTCAACTCCGACGGTTCGGTTGACGTTTACTACGGTCCAAAGCCAGTGAAAGGTTATGAGAACAACTGGGTACAAACGAACCCAGGAGAAGGTTGGTTTACATATTTCCGCTTCTACGGCCCAACAGAGCAAATGTTCGATAAGAGCTGGACGATGGGTGATATCGAACTCGTCAAATAA
- a CDS encoding ATP-binding protein, with protein sequence MFSILRKIIILTATVTSLAVSFNALAKENTKDSIVVGVITQNDSSNSVVDSVGPFYGINLDYLSNIAKVLGLNLELRAYQHIPPLLNDVENGVIDGAVGFSKTPEREKRFLFSKPFFSSTIAAWYRDASYKDRDIRDIKWVCVEGSVYCDNLTSQGIDNIIYVKTRLEAFDDVRRGKANALIYTYVGITEYLDANDIVKGIVDIPNWLQEEEVSFIASLDNQKLIDSIDKILEWEQSGKNIRSVASKNPYHINDKLLVAYRRNHKSNLTITYSSSDEAYPFLYRDSHTGKLDGFFPDFIDLIQSRTGLAFSYVKPTSSLSNGLTAFDADIVPVSYVGPVPKSDWLITKPFMHSNYVSIQAEESERDKSSPEKAGILLSLKKQGLVHLGVWQQDRFDRYDDLKQLLTDLKSGVLDVAYIPDDVVHSMIAQDQVDGLVINEQDVLTFSNAFAVAKHNTQLQHMLNSIIETIDSNEIEKLLRSHRSFNLVYGYDDEQMAKFFLAGAVAFSLMFAAAYFILAHLRLKVKLAELNANNEEAEKQWLMGIIQEINSLVFIHGEDNQLEMSNCANYKSKQCQECKLKSCSTNAPLVNNSDELATVIGGQRISEEVASAGCELGIKHVYRERKTIASPSGKKKFVLTVIQDITQQKEREQALIDAQKEAQTAVRARENFLATMSHELRTPLSAAHGILDLLNRQVTADSNRELIAQAMRSLNHLNVLVDEVLDYSKLEAGQLTVAPAKTDLLKTLCDVFRSFEPRALAKGLDYKVTIKPLSDAFIEVDALRLVQITTNLLSNAVKFTAEGEIGISVILHEKQLILKVADTGIGMTDGQLEGILNPFVQADDSITRKYGGTGLGLSIVDRLIECMGGVLCIDSQFGLGTTITVKLPIERCDSEPEVRLNWTYSEALPLSIRQWCDAWKMQPATLARSMANLYAAQDNEAGFDGVMLRDDREILGSLTLRELQYPDALFNLLSQTQQETKLDELKSEEVSWILGTVLVAEDNPINQSVISMQLRELGIEPVIVNNGREAWEYINQDENVVLLLTDFHMPEMDGYELIKHVRASGFKSLPIIGVTAEDARLANERTQDIGIDDVLYKPYDLNKLKTVLVPFIGKKEKTRLPDWIKRFKTQDAKEIARVFSQSMAMDIENLQAAPTERDKKRVIHGIKGAVGAIGISMLTELCIEAERVTAAEFDRRAAELILRIEQEIDNIDYWAEMNEYTA encoded by the coding sequence ATGTTCAGCATTCTAAGAAAAATAATCATACTTACCGCAACCGTAACCAGTCTTGCGGTTTCCTTTAATGCGCTTGCGAAAGAAAATACAAAAGACAGCATCGTAGTCGGCGTTATCACACAAAACGACTCTTCAAATTCCGTTGTAGACAGTGTCGGTCCATTTTATGGCATCAACCTCGATTATCTCTCTAACATCGCTAAGGTTCTTGGGCTCAACCTAGAACTGCGCGCTTATCAACACATTCCGCCGTTGCTTAACGATGTTGAAAACGGTGTGATTGATGGCGCTGTGGGTTTTAGCAAAACGCCAGAAAGAGAGAAGCGTTTTCTGTTCTCGAAACCCTTTTTCTCGAGCACCATCGCTGCTTGGTATCGTGATGCTAGCTACAAAGATCGTGATATTCGCGATATCAAATGGGTGTGTGTGGAAGGCAGCGTGTACTGCGACAATCTAACTTCGCAGGGCATCGACAACATTATCTATGTGAAAACGCGTTTAGAAGCTTTTGATGACGTTCGACGCGGCAAAGCTAACGCGTTGATTTACACCTATGTGGGCATTACCGAATACCTTGATGCTAATGATATTGTGAAAGGAATTGTCGATATTCCGAATTGGCTGCAAGAAGAGGAGGTGAGTTTTATCGCCTCACTAGACAACCAGAAACTGATCGACAGCATCGACAAAATTCTTGAATGGGAGCAGAGCGGTAAAAACATTCGTTCGGTGGCATCAAAAAACCCGTATCACATCAACGACAAGTTGCTGGTGGCGTACCGTCGTAATCATAAAAGTAACTTAACGATCACGTACAGCAGCAGTGATGAAGCGTATCCATTTCTCTATCGAGATTCGCACACGGGTAAGCTGGACGGATTCTTCCCAGACTTTATCGACTTAATTCAGTCGCGTACGGGTTTGGCCTTTAGTTATGTGAAACCGACGTCGAGTCTTTCTAATGGGTTGACGGCGTTTGATGCCGATATTGTCCCGGTATCTTATGTGGGCCCAGTGCCTAAGTCAGACTGGCTGATCACTAAACCATTCATGCACAGCAATTACGTTTCTATCCAAGCAGAAGAGAGCGAACGCGACAAGTCATCACCAGAAAAAGCGGGCATTCTACTGAGTTTAAAGAAGCAAGGGTTGGTGCACTTAGGTGTGTGGCAACAGGACCGTTTTGACCGTTATGACGATTTAAAACAGTTGCTTACGGATTTGAAATCGGGCGTTTTGGACGTGGCTTACATTCCTGATGACGTTGTTCATAGCATGATAGCGCAAGATCAGGTCGATGGTTTGGTGATCAATGAGCAAGACGTTCTGACGTTCTCGAATGCGTTTGCAGTTGCAAAACACAATACGCAGCTCCAACACATGCTCAACAGCATCATCGAAACCATTGACTCAAATGAGATAGAAAAACTTCTGCGCTCGCACCGAAGCTTCAACCTAGTTTATGGCTACGACGACGAGCAAATGGCAAAATTTTTCTTGGCAGGTGCGGTCGCTTTTTCTCTGATGTTTGCTGCCGCGTATTTCATTCTTGCGCACCTACGTCTAAAGGTGAAATTAGCTGAGCTGAATGCCAACAATGAAGAAGCGGAAAAACAATGGCTGATGGGCATCATTCAAGAAATTAACAGCTTGGTGTTTATTCACGGTGAAGATAACCAGTTGGAAATGAGCAACTGTGCCAACTACAAGAGCAAGCAATGCCAAGAATGTAAGCTGAAAAGCTGCTCGACTAATGCGCCTCTCGTGAACAACTCGGATGAATTGGCCACTGTAATTGGCGGACAACGCATCTCGGAAGAGGTCGCGTCTGCGGGGTGCGAACTCGGTATTAAACATGTGTATCGAGAGCGTAAAACCATCGCGTCTCCAAGCGGGAAGAAGAAGTTTGTGCTGACGGTGATTCAAGACATTACTCAGCAAAAAGAGCGTGAGCAGGCGTTAATTGATGCGCAAAAAGAAGCACAAACTGCAGTGCGCGCCCGTGAAAACTTTTTAGCGACCATGAGTCACGAGTTAAGAACTCCATTATCGGCGGCGCACGGCATCCTCGATTTGCTGAATCGCCAAGTGACGGCTGATTCAAATCGCGAGTTGATCGCTCAGGCCATGCGATCACTCAATCATTTGAATGTGCTAGTAGACGAAGTGTTGGATTACTCAAAGCTGGAAGCAGGGCAGTTAACCGTTGCTCCCGCTAAAACCGACTTACTCAAAACCTTGTGCGATGTGTTTAGAAGCTTCGAGCCAAGAGCGCTTGCGAAAGGTTTGGATTACAAAGTTACGATCAAGCCGCTTTCGGATGCTTTCATTGAAGTCGATGCACTGAGATTAGTGCAAATCACCACCAATCTGCTCTCAAATGCCGTGAAATTCACAGCAGAAGGCGAGATCGGAATCAGTGTCATCTTGCACGAAAAGCAGCTTATTTTGAAAGTTGCAGATACGGGCATTGGCATGACGGATGGCCAACTCGAAGGCATTCTCAACCCGTTTGTTCAAGCGGATGACAGCATTACGCGCAAATATGGCGGCACAGGGTTAGGGCTGAGCATCGTTGACCGATTGATCGAGTGTATGGGCGGCGTGCTCTGCATCGATTCACAATTCGGCTTGGGTACGACGATCACCGTCAAATTGCCAATTGAGCGTTGTGATTCAGAACCAGAAGTGCGTTTGAACTGGACTTACAGCGAGGCATTGCCACTCAGCATTCGTCAGTGGTGTGACGCATGGAAAATGCAGCCAGCAACACTGGCAAGAAGTATGGCGAACCTTTACGCCGCACAAGACAACGAAGCGGGCTTTGATGGTGTGATGCTGCGCGATGATCGAGAAATTCTCGGTAGTCTCACGTTGCGAGAGCTTCAATACCCAGATGCGCTGTTCAACTTGCTTAGCCAAACGCAGCAAGAGACCAAGCTGGACGAGCTTAAGTCCGAAGAAGTTTCGTGGATTCTCGGAACGGTATTAGTTGCGGAAGATAACCCAATCAACCAAAGCGTGATTTCAATGCAGCTGCGTGAGCTTGGTATCGAACCTGTGATTGTGAACAACGGCCGTGAGGCTTGGGAGTACATCAACCAAGATGAAAACGTCGTGTTGCTGCTGACCGATTTTCACATGCCAGAAATGGATGGCTATGAACTGATTAAACATGTGAGGGCGTCTGGTTTCAAATCGCTTCCAATCATCGGTGTGACGGCAGAGGATGCTCGGCTTGCCAATGAGCGAACACAAGACATCGGTATTGATGATGTACTTTACAAGCCTTACGACCTCAACAAATTGAAAACCGTTTTGGTGCCATTTATTGGCAAGAAAGAAAAGACCCGATTACCGGATTGGATTAAGCGTTTTAAAACGCAAGACGCAAAAGAAATTGCGCGTGTGTTTAGCCAATCTATGGCGATGGATATTGAAAACCTACAAGCCGCCCCGACAGAGCGAGATAAAAAACGGGTTATCCACGGCATCAAAGGTGCAGTTGGGGCAATTGGAATCAGCATGCTGACTGAGCTTTGCATTGAGGCAGAGCGAGTCACCGCGGCGGAGTTTGACAGGCGAGCAGCGGAGTTAATTTTACGAATCGAGCAGGAGATCGACAATATAGACTATTGGGCAGAGATGAATGAATACACAGCTTAA
- a CDS encoding EAL domain-containing response regulator: MNTQLNVMVIDDHPLQTTILTQILNRYCAQVTSFNGVDDAIQCAQRQHFDVIFCDIQMPGKDGIDMMEMLDQIQYQGQVVLVSAMELTIISAVRAMCEGFSFEVLGKLPKPYDENQVVELLSLMKGEKTKKASFIQPIEVQDQEFLFALGEGRVKNYYQPLVDAQSGEVLGYEALARWSHPIYGVLSPYHFLPIVERCHLSAELFQAVLNNAIYDIKHRGLTQKVSINVDHENLEDPEFSHRFLQQCLENEIEPSQITIEITERDTFQTSASLYKNLLKLRMNGVTVSIDDFGTGSSTFEKLAQLPFNELKIDRSFVQGVECDMKKRNIVVAICALAKSLNIRLVAEGIEDEVTLQVMREYGIDLCQGFYIDKPMPLEAITILNERYE, encoded by the coding sequence ATGAATACACAGCTTAATGTGATGGTGATTGATGACCATCCACTACAAACCACAATACTTACGCAGATATTGAATCGCTATTGCGCGCAAGTAACGTCCTTCAACGGTGTCGATGATGCGATTCAATGTGCGCAACGTCAGCATTTTGATGTGATTTTTTGCGATATCCAGATGCCAGGAAAAGACGGCATCGACATGATGGAAATGCTCGATCAGATTCAATACCAAGGACAAGTTGTGTTAGTCAGCGCGATGGAGCTGACCATCATCTCTGCGGTGCGTGCCATGTGCGAAGGGTTTAGCTTTGAGGTGTTAGGAAAGCTGCCTAAGCCGTATGACGAAAACCAAGTGGTTGAACTGCTGAGCCTAATGAAAGGTGAAAAAACCAAAAAGGCGTCGTTTATTCAACCCATCGAAGTGCAAGATCAAGAGTTTTTATTCGCGTTGGGTGAAGGGCGAGTGAAAAACTATTACCAACCGCTAGTGGATGCGCAAAGTGGAGAGGTGCTTGGGTATGAAGCGCTCGCGCGTTGGAGTCATCCGATTTATGGCGTGTTGTCGCCTTACCACTTTCTGCCGATTGTTGAACGTTGTCACCTCTCTGCCGAGTTGTTCCAAGCCGTTTTGAATAACGCGATTTATGACATCAAGCATCGGGGTTTGACGCAAAAAGTATCCATCAATGTTGATCATGAAAACTTGGAAGATCCGGAATTTTCACATCGCTTTTTGCAGCAATGCCTTGAGAACGAGATTGAACCCTCTCAAATCACCATTGAAATTACAGAGCGCGACACGTTCCAAACCAGTGCATCTCTGTACAAGAACTTACTCAAGCTAAGAATGAACGGCGTCACCGTCTCAATTGATGACTTTGGCACTGGCTCATCGACGTTTGAAAAACTGGCTCAACTGCCGTTCAACGAGCTCAAAATAGATCGCTCGTTTGTGCAAGGCGTCGAGTGCGATATGAAAAAACGCAACATCGTTGTCGCCATCTGTGCGCTGGCGAAAAGTTTGAACATACGGCTCGTCGCGGAAGGAATTGAAGATGAAGTCACGCTTCAAGTGATGCGTGAATACGGAATTGACCTTTGCCAAGGTTTCTACATCGACAAACCCATGCCTTTAGAAGCAATAACCATACTGAATGAAAGATATGAATAA
- a CDS encoding response regulator transcription factor, producing the protein MNKMNCLIFDDHPLVCVAIKSLLKELGMTNEVFTATSAKSAFKTLKESNIELLILDVNLADCDGFDFYKRIKSHGYEGKVIFFSAETSQMYSQMAFRSGADGYVCKSENHDILKDAIEAVVKGYTFFKFKQVANEVREMPQLSSRESAVMKYLLQGKSNRDIASVLSISDKTVSTYKRRVLDKFNVKNIVELTRVAGT; encoded by the coding sequence ATGAATAAAATGAATTGTTTGATCTTTGATGATCACCCTTTAGTTTGCGTTGCAATCAAATCCTTACTGAAAGAGCTGGGGATGACCAATGAAGTGTTTACCGCAACGTCTGCAAAGTCTGCATTTAAGACATTAAAAGAAAGCAACATTGAACTGCTGATTTTGGATGTGAACTTGGCCGATTGCGACGGCTTTGATTTCTACAAACGCATCAAATCCCACGGTTATGAAGGCAAGGTCATTTTCTTCTCGGCGGAAACCAGCCAAATGTACAGTCAAATGGCGTTTCGATCTGGCGCAGATGGTTATGTGTGCAAATCGGAAAATCACGACATTCTGAAAGACGCTATCGAAGCGGTGGTGAAGGGCTATACCTTCTTTAAATTTAAGCAAGTCGCGAACGAAGTCAGAGAAATGCCGCAACTTTCGAGCAGAGAAAGTGCCGTGATGAAGTATTTGCTGCAAGGCAAGTCCAATCGAGATATCGCGTCTGTGTTGTCGATTAGCGATAAAACTGTCAGCACTTATAAACGCCGCGTACTGGATAAATTTAACGTAAAGAACATTGTCGAGCTAACGAGAGTAGCGGGGACCTAA
- a CDS encoding GGDEF domain-containing protein: protein MTFKSIALSFFVATLLFATSTMMIGAVLISYEVKQFNTYANNLAKIKQKVILMGLLTEAKLEQYKGLSVDEVEAQTEFSFQDAIYSLSPYEKLNYVEAVARKSLHQAEAYLSNAFNRQNAIMYFRSYTGSKLILERPIKALEGVKATFDVDWCKSNYSCVLAAWKEQLTDRVLFSLPFKTTYSDDMAISIMSPVYFQGELVGEFSEQLYLSSLYNEGKAVDVQISNGNKQMVIYFSGYPWPSFAYTQSFVADNNNLIVYMYPFSKVMVDYSFLFVIFFLATLAYYNKAHESKESKLRLATALTNVTKDDLTGLLNRRVFKDSEFKRRLKTAPYSVIAIDGDRIKRINDRYGHHVGDEVIEIIADAMRKVFRTSDYLVRTGGDEFIAILPGCSISQSSMLAKKLRSVVKDNRLKTLDIEVSVSTGVAANESHESLQDVIVRADEDLYEMKKRRQQSQ, encoded by the coding sequence ATGACATTTAAAAGCATCGCGCTGTCTTTCTTTGTGGCGACGTTACTGTTTGCGACTTCAACAATGATGATAGGCGCTGTGTTGATTTCTTATGAAGTAAAGCAGTTCAACACCTACGCAAATAACCTAGCCAAAATAAAGCAAAAAGTCATTTTAATGGGGCTGCTGACGGAAGCGAAGCTTGAACAATACAAAGGCTTGAGCGTGGATGAAGTAGAAGCTCAAACTGAGTTCAGCTTCCAAGACGCGATTTACTCGCTGTCACCGTACGAAAAGCTGAATTACGTTGAAGCCGTCGCACGCAAATCGCTGCATCAAGCCGAAGCGTATTTATCAAATGCGTTTAATCGACAAAATGCCATTATGTACTTTCGCTCTTATACTGGGAGCAAGTTGATTTTAGAGCGACCAATCAAAGCGTTAGAAGGTGTGAAGGCCACATTCGATGTCGATTGGTGCAAGAGCAACTACTCTTGCGTTCTGGCTGCGTGGAAAGAACAACTGACTGATCGCGTGTTGTTTTCTCTGCCGTTTAAAACCACCTACTCGGATGACATGGCAATAAGCATCATGAGCCCGGTTTATTTCCAAGGTGAGCTAGTCGGCGAGTTTTCAGAACAGCTCTATCTTTCATCACTTTATAACGAAGGGAAAGCCGTCGACGTACAGATCTCCAATGGTAACAAGCAAATGGTGATCTATTTTTCGGGTTATCCGTGGCCATCGTTCGCGTACACCCAATCTTTTGTGGCAGACAACAACAACTTGATTGTCTACATGTACCCGTTCAGTAAAGTGATGGTGGATTACAGCTTTCTGTTTGTTATTTTCTTTTTGGCAACCTTGGCATATTACAACAAAGCGCATGAATCCAAAGAGAGCAAACTTCGTCTGGCGACGGCACTGACGAATGTGACAAAAGACGATTTAACTGGGTTACTTAACCGCAGAGTCTTTAAAGATAGCGAATTCAAACGCCGCTTGAAAACGGCCCCTTATTCCGTCATTGCCATTGATGGCGACAGGATCAAGCGAATCAATGATCGCTATGGTCATCACGTTGGGGACGAGGTTATCGAGATCATTGCCGATGCGATGCGTAAAGTGTTCAGAACCAGCGATTATCTCGTCCGAACTGGGGGCGATGAGTTTATCGCAATCTTGCCGGGGTGCAGCATCAGTCAGTCTTCGATGTTGGCGAAAAAGTTACGTAGCGTTGTCAAAGACAACCGACTTAAAACGTTAGACATTGAAGTCAGCGTAAGCACTGGCGTTGCGGCAAACGAATCACACGAATCACTGCAAGATGTTATCGTTCGAGCGGATGAAGATCTCTATGAGATGAAAAAACGCAGACAACAATCACAGTAA
- a CDS encoding LysR family transcriptional regulator, with product MNKDLDLNLLKILVLLDKHRQLKPVAKAMGKSEASISKYLARLRLQLNDELFIRHPHHMEPTDYLKRQLPKIADALEKLETCLISGEFEPENYEKDITVCLPQTAQYSFGHLLAMDLMELFPKAHISVATITEYTVEEIILGKVDAQLHYFNDDLPKSVHQKFIGYAPAVVVVPEELGITTLEEAAQLPFIMLEIIGWKEKEQLAKRAMESHGMVINRIAALDNVSSVLKLIKQKSAATVLLEYQAPIEGYNFIRVPESYYPNGWPKIVVQMKQSHRHDAMHQLLTGAIAKYMSA from the coding sequence GTGAACAAAGATCTCGACTTAAACCTACTCAAAATTCTTGTCTTATTAGATAAGCACCGCCAACTCAAGCCCGTTGCAAAAGCGATGGGGAAAAGTGAAGCGTCCATCAGTAAATACCTTGCCCGATTACGACTTCAGCTTAACGATGAGCTGTTTATCCGACATCCTCACCACATGGAGCCGACGGACTATTTAAAGCGTCAACTGCCCAAAATTGCCGACGCGTTGGAAAAGCTTGAAACCTGCTTAATCAGTGGTGAGTTTGAGCCAGAAAACTACGAAAAAGACATCACAGTCTGTTTACCGCAAACCGCTCAATACTCATTTGGTCACTTGCTCGCAATGGATTTGATGGAGCTGTTCCCTAAAGCACACATTTCAGTGGCCACCATTACTGAGTACACGGTTGAAGAGATCATCCTAGGCAAGGTGGATGCGCAGCTTCATTACTTTAACGATGACTTACCGAAATCTGTCCATCAGAAATTCATTGGTTATGCACCCGCAGTGGTTGTGGTTCCGGAAGAGTTGGGGATTACAACTCTTGAAGAAGCTGCACAATTACCATTCATCATGTTAGAAATCATCGGCTGGAAAGAGAAAGAGCAGCTTGCCAAGCGCGCAATGGAGAGTCACGGTATGGTGATCAACCGAATTGCAGCGTTAGATAATGTCAGCAGCGTGTTGAAGCTAATTAAGCAAAAGAGTGCGGCAACGGTGTTACTTGAGTATCAAGCGCCAATAGAAGGGTACAACTTTATACGAGTACCGGAATCTTACTACCCGAATGGTTGGCCCAAGATTGTGGTGCAAATGAAGCAAAGTCATCGGCATGATGCAATGCACCAGCTGTTAACTGGCGCCATTGCAAAATACATGAGTGCTTAA
- a CDS encoding response regulator transcription factor: MNNVLIIDDQPLYSEALASLVENAINTAEVIQTTDSAEVMELVRSQRIDLIILDVVLGDRDGMRLAKNILATGYRGRLLFVSSRDYSSLSKAAYEMGANGFLNKNEARETIADAIVSVSRGYSMFKSTHTPSSGDVTLSNREAMVFHYLAQGYSNKKISEQLSLSAKTISTYKTRILKKYHADSLIELLHTIPQSENIQFCR; this comes from the coding sequence TTGAATAACGTTCTTATTATCGACGACCAGCCATTGTACAGCGAAGCGCTTGCTTCTCTTGTTGAAAATGCAATCAACACAGCTGAAGTAATCCAAACCACTGACAGTGCGGAAGTAATGGAGCTAGTTCGAAGTCAAAGGATTGATTTGATTATTTTAGACGTAGTGCTTGGCGACCGAGATGGTATGCGTTTAGCCAAAAACATTTTAGCGACGGGCTATCGTGGACGACTGTTGTTTGTCTCTTCACGTGACTACTCTAGCCTTTCTAAAGCCGCTTACGAAATGGGCGCTAACGGCTTCTTAAACAAGAATGAAGCAAGAGAAACTATCGCCGATGCGATTGTGAGTGTGTCTCGCGGTTACTCGATGTTTAAGTCGACTCACACGCCATCATCGGGTGATGTGACGCTATCAAACCGCGAAGCTATGGTGTTCCATTACTTAGCGCAAGGCTACTCAAATAAGAAAATTTCTGAGCAGCTTTCACTGAGCGCTAAAACGATCAGTACCTACAAAACACGTATCTTGAAGAAGTACCACGCAGACTCATTGATTGAGCTGCTGCATACTATCCCTCAGTCAGAAAACATTCAGTTTTGCCGCTAA